A single region of the Acidobacteriota bacterium genome encodes:
- the sixA gene encoding phosphohistidine phosphatase SixA, with protein sequence MIVYFLRHASAGKNASDPEKDKRRGLDKEGIEQCRFVGRLLAALETQVDIVISSPLKRATQTAALVGNEIGYEGKLQIESALLPEAHYNAFRDMLQRHHKQEAVMVVGHNPSLNAFVSLAISRRNVEEAVDLKKGAVARVEVTSKGAVLQWCVTPKIARSLHASSTKRSRPKTSRK encoded by the coding sequence TATTTCCTCCGCCACGCCAGCGCAGGCAAGAATGCTTCCGATCCGGAGAAAGATAAGCGTCGCGGACTGGACAAGGAAGGCATCGAGCAGTGCCGCTTCGTTGGCCGCCTCCTCGCCGCCCTCGAGACTCAGGTCGACATTGTGATCTCGAGCCCACTCAAGCGTGCCACACAGACCGCCGCGCTGGTGGGCAACGAGATCGGCTACGAAGGCAAGTTACAGATCGAGTCTGCCCTGCTGCCCGAGGCGCACTACAACGCTTTCCGTGACATGCTGCAGCGCCATCACAAGCAGGAAGCCGTGATGGTCGTGGGCCACAACCCCAGCCTAAACGCGTTCGTCAGCCTGGCCATCAGCCGCCGCAATGTGGAAGAAGCTGTCGACCTGAAAAAGGGTGCGGTGGCGCGTGTGGAGGTCACGAGCAAGGGCGCGGTTTTGCAGTGGTGCGTCACGCCCAAGATCGCGCGCTCGCTTCACGCCTCTTCGACTAAGAGGTCTCGCCCAAAG